Genomic window (Candidatus Melainabacteria bacterium):
TTTCCATAAACCCAGGCTAGATTCGAGTGGGTATCAGGGTCATTAGGAGCCAGACCGACGGCAATATGCGCCTCCTTGACGGCCTCATTGGGTTTACCAGTACTGGCAAGCGCCCACGAGAGTCCAACGTGTCCTTCGGAATAATGAGGATCGAGGCGGATCGCTTCCTTGAACTCATCAATACACTTCTGCCACTTTTCACTGTTGCCCAGAGCCAGAGCATAGCGAGCATGCACCACAGCATCTTTGGGATTGAGCGCGATTGCGTTTCTATACTCCTCATCGGATGGACCGGGCAAGCGATCGGCGGCGTAGCACTGCGCAAGAATCAGATGCGGTACAACCAATTTTGGGTCTAAGGAGATAGCGCGCTTGCACTCAGCGATGGCGGGGCGCCAATCTTTTCGCATTCGATAACATTCAGCCAGGTAGGCGTGCGCCAGGGCATTGCCCCGGTCGATTTTCAAGGCACTGGTATATTCGTCATTAGCTTCCTGATACTTACCGAGCATGCGCAAAGCTTCGCCCTTCATGAAATGCGCATCGCCGCTGGTTGGACGAATGGAAATAGTGGTCTCGAATTCGCCCAGAGCCTCTTCGAAGTCGGACATTCCCATCAAAACTTTGCCCAACATCCAGTGTGCTTTGAAGTTTCGGGGATCGACTTTGACGACTTCCTCATATTCGATCAGTGCGTTCGTGTAATCGTGGCGCTCGAAAAACATGTCGCCAAGCTTCATATGCTTTTCGGTCGTCTTAGCTTTGTCAGCCGGCAAAACATCAGCCTTGAGAGGGTCTATTTTGTCGACCAGCGGCGCCGGCACGGACGGACGCCTCTCACCACCGGCGGTACCAGGTGGTGTAATGTTGGTTTCGACCACAGTGCCCGGCTTAACGACATTTTTGATAGTGGTAGCCGGACGCGACTTACCAGGGAACGGAAACGCCGTCACCGGCTGACTTCCAGATGAAATCAATACCGAAAGGGCAACAGACAGCAGGTAGTGGCGAACGTTATACTTCACTATCTAAATCTAACACCCGCGCCTTGAAAAGTCTAAGATTGCCCTATTAGCTATTCATGATGACGCAGATTAGACATGCGGTCCAGTCTAAAAGTGCGTTCTGCTGCGAAGTGAAAACAATATGCGGTCAGGTAATAGATACCGCGATTCTGAATCAGAGCTTGTGGTTTAACCTTACGCTCGCGGCCGAGGCTGTTGTAGCGAAATGCTATTGCGCCGTCGCGCTCTAAAGCAGCATTGATCAAATCGATAGACTCCTGAACAAAAGCCGGAACAGGCGGGAGCAAATCGAGTTCTTCGTCCAGTTTTAAGATCGAGTACAGCTCGCAAAGGTCTTTCCAGCCCTTAAGCGAGTCGTTCATCTTGGTAATTTTTCTGAGGATGTTGCGAACATGATGACTATCAGCCAGAGCCCTGTGGTAGCCGCCTTCCTCTAGCTCTAAAAATTGAACGATTGTTCCGAGCTGATGATTAGGTGCATCAGTCAAAAGCTGCCGCGTCAACGTCAGTGTATCGACCACGTAGTGAGGCGGGGTCTCGAGTTTCAGCTTGGCAAAAGCAACACGCAGGAAACCTACATCGAAGGGCGCATTGTGAGCAACAAGAACGGCCTGACTGTTGTTTATCCAATCGAAGAACTGAGGCACGACTTCAACATAAGTTGGGCAATTGGCTACCATCTCCTGGGTAATGCCGTGTACCGCCGTTGCCTCGTATGGAATATCGCATTCCGGGTTGATTAGCTGAGAAAACGTCTCGAAATGGTCGTCTCCGAGCCTGAACTTGACACCAGAAAGCTCGACCAGCTTGGCAGCGATCGGTGAAAGCCCTGTGGTCTCGGTATCGAATGATACAAATTCGATATCCATCAGATTTTCAAACGCATCAACAATCGATACGCGCTCAGTATTCAACGTGTTCAAAAGCAGTCACCTCGCGGGTTCGAAGGCAAAGACACTAGATGCATCGATACGATTCTCGCACTAAATATTGAATGCGATCCGCGATTAAAATTCGACTGAGTAAAAATTCAACTCGCCTGCTGTAAGCAGGCTATTTATGCGGCTTTTAGAATGATAGATATACTTCGGTGTGATACCACAGTCGGTGATATATCAAAAAGCTATCGACCTCCATATTTCCCTCTATAAAGTAGTACGAGAAAGAAGAGAAAAAAGTTCAACCGCAGTCCAAAGTTTTTTCAGCAGTGCGCAACCTTCTATATGCGTGTTAGATTTGATAGAACAACTTTGGATGAGTCCACTTTTGAACCGGTTATGCTCAAGCATTTAGCAACAGCCCTGACAACATTGTGCGTTTGTATCGCGATCGAGCCGACTTTCGCCAACGAAGCGTCATGCGGACCGATGCACGACGAGATTACCCACGACGCTCTGTCTGCCACGTTTAACGCTGCCAACCTGAATCTGGTGCAACGAGCCTGCGAAAGCCAGAGCAAGCCGGGCAGTGAGGCTGCTAGCGAAACCCGCAGACACTTTGGAGACGACAATTTTTCCAGAGCCCTTTCATACATGGATAGGCAGAAGCGGTTGATCATCGATTTTGCAGCATCCGCAGATACCAACCCTATGGACCGAGCAAGGGCGCTATACCATCTCGGGTTGCTGTTGCATACAGCTCAAGATTTCTACAGCCATACAAATTATGTGGAAATAACAGCCGAGCGCATGAAAGGAAGCCCAATCGGC
Coding sequences:
- a CDS encoding tetratricopeptide repeat protein, translating into MKYNVRHYLLSVALSVLISSGSQPVTAFPFPGKSRPATTIKNVVKPGTVVETNITPPGTAGGERRPSVPAPLVDKIDPLKADVLPADKAKTTEKHMKLGDMFFERHDYTNALIEYEEVVKVDPRNFKAHWMLGKVLMGMSDFEEALGEFETTISIRPTSGDAHFMKGEALRMLGKYQEANDEYTSALKIDRGNALAHAYLAECYRMRKDWRPAIAECKRAISLDPKLVVPHLILAQCYAADRLPGPSDEEYRNAIALNPKDAVVHARYALALGNSEKWQKCIDEFKEAIRLDPHYSEGHVGLSWALASTGKPNEAVKEAHIAVGLAPNDPDTHSNLAWVYGKKGDYQSAVIEYRLALKIDPKNAKLHRALGLALSDNGDVNGAISELLTTTKMLPRDYESKLALQSLMQKKVQD
- a CDS encoding WYL domain-containing protein; its protein translation is MNTLNTERVSIVDAFENLMDIEFVSFDTETTGLSPIAAKLVELSGVKFRLGDDHFETFSQLINPECDIPYEATAVHGITQEMVANCPTYVEVVPQFFDWINNSQAVLVAHNAPFDVGFLRVAFAKLKLETPPHYVVDTLTLTRQLLTDAPNHQLGTIVQFLELEEGGYHRALADSHHVRNILRKITKMNDSLKGWKDLCELYSILKLDEELDLLPPVPAFVQESIDLINAALERDGAIAFRYNSLGRERKVKPQALIQNRGIYYLTAYCFHFAAERTFRLDRMSNLRHHE